The Mustela nigripes isolate SB6536 chromosome 8, MUSNIG.SB6536, whole genome shotgun sequence DNA segment CCTAGTCAACCTCCTCCATGTGCGACATGTCGTCGTCACCTTCCAGGGGTGGCATCTCCTCGGTCATGGCTGCACTGCTGTCGTCAGGGATGGGGTCGTCTTCATCAATACCGAGACTAAGCTTGATCATCCTGTAGATCCTGTTGGCATGCGTCTGCGGATCTTCCAGACTGAAGCCAGAGGACAGGAGCAATGTCTTGTAGAGCAGGATGACCAGGTCTTTCACAGACTTGTCCTTCTTGTAGGCCTTGGCCTTCTGCAGTAAGGTCTCGATGATGGAGTGGGTGGGGTTGATCTCCAAGTGCTTCTTCGCAGCTATGTAGCCCATGGTGGAGTTATCTCTCAAGGCCTGGGCCTTCATGATCCTCTCCATGTTTGCCCTCCAGCCATATGTGCTTGTCATGATGCAGCACAGACAGATTACCAGTCGGTTTGATACGACCaccttttcaacttttttctctAAGATGTCCTTCATGATCTTGCACAGGTTTTcaaactttgtctttttctcttgctgtttctttttctcttcatcttctggaagTTCCAAGCCCTCTTTGGTCACAGACACCAACATCTTTCCCTCAAACTCCTTCAGCTGGATACAGTACTCGTCAATGGGCTGGATCATATAAATCACTTCCAGGCAGTGTTTCCAAAGATGCTCCACGAAGGCTGAGTTCTCATCTGTAATGTAATAGATGAGTTTCTGGTTCTCCTTCATTCTGGTGCAGTAGTCCTTGAGAGACACCATCTCATCACCAGAGGCAGACATGTAATAGTGCAACAGTTCTCAGAGTTTCTTCCAATTCTGAGAGTCCTTGTGGATGCCAAGCTTGATGTTTTTGGAGAACTGCTCATAAAACTTTTGGtagttctctttgtctttggccAGTTCGGTGAAGAGTTCTAAGCACTTCTTGACCAAGTCCTTTCTGACaacctttaaaattttgctttgctGAAGCATCTCATGGGAAATATTTAGAGGAAGATCCTCAGAGTCCACCACACCTCTGATGAAATTCAGATACTCTGGGATGAGCTCCTCACAGTTATTCATGATGAAAACACTGCAAACATACAACTtaatgttgttctttttctttctgttctcgaATAGGTCAAAGGGAGCATGTCTTGGCACAAAGAGAAGAGCTCAGAACTCCAACTGTCCTTCCACTGAAAAATGCTTCACTGACAAGTGATCCTCCCAGTCATTGGTCAAACTCATAGAATTCTCCATACTCTTCATTGGTAATATCGGGGTTGTAGGTCCAAATAGGCTTTGTCTTGTTCAATTCTTCCTGATCAATGTACTTCTCcttgatcttctttttcttcttcttgttgccatccttcttctcctcctcttcctcatcagaACCAACATCTTCTATCTCAGGTTTGTCATCAgactcctcttccttttctttttcctcctctttctcttcttttccttcagccTCATCATTGTTCACTTCTTTATCACGTTCCTTCTCCACAAACAGAGTGATGGGGTAGCCGATGAACTGGGAGTTCTTCTTCATGATCTCCTTTATCCTCCTCTCCTCCAGGTACTTGGTCTGGTCTTCTTTCGGGTGTAGGATAACCTTCGTTCCAGACCCACAAGTTTAAGTGTGTCGGTGCCGACTGTGAACAAGCCCCCTGCAGAGGACTCCCAGGTGTACTGCTCATCGTTGTTGTGCTTGGTGATCACCATCACCTTCTCGGCCATCAAGTAGGCTGAATAGAACCCGGCCCCGAACTGGCCAATCATAGAGATATCTGCACCCGCCTTCAGAGCTTCCATGAATGCTTTGGTCCCCGACTTGGCGATGGTGCCCAGGTCGGCCTTGGTCATGCCAATCCTGGTATCCACGATGGTGAGGGTCTGGTCCTGCTTGTTCGGGATGAGGTTGATGTGCAGCTCCTTCCCCGAGTCAAGCTTGCTGGGGTTGGTCAGGCTCTTGTATTGGATTCTGTCCAGAGCGTTGGAAGAGTTGGAGATCAGATCCTGGAGGAAGATCTCCTTGTTCAAGTAGAAGGTGTTGATGATCAGCAACATCAACTGTGTGATCTCCGCCTGGAAGGTGAAtgtctccacctcctcctcctccattggCTGGTCTTGGGTCTGGGTTACCtcaggcatctttttttttttttttttaagattttatttatttatttgtcagagagagagcgagcgagaacgagcacaggcagacagagtggaaggcagagtcagagggataagcaggctccctgcggagcaaggagcccgatgtgggacttgatctcaggacactgggatcatgacctgagccaaaggcagctgcttaaccaactgagccacccaggcatcccctcaggCATCTTGACTAAAGGATCGCACGGGTCCGAGAGGATGCAGCACCAGGATGCAGGAGCAACTCTCTCCTCATTCTTGTGGATGCTTTGTCTTCGTTGacagcttttgtttctttcagcattttaaatgtCAATCCACTTCCTTCTGGTCTCCATAGTTTCTGAAAACAAATCAGCTTTGAGatgtacaacatgttgatttaatacttttatttattatgactTGATCGCCATTGTATCATTAGTTAATACCTCTATCATGCcatgtaattattatttctttcttgtgtCGGGAATAATGAAATATAGCTTCTTAGCAagtttaatgtatataatattattgCCTATAGTCACTATGTTTCATTAGAtctccaggacttatttatctactagttgcaagtttgtacccttaaacaacatctgtcccatttttccttttttttttatttttttattttttgagagacgTCCAAACTGTTCCATAGTAGCTGAACCAATCTACATTCTGACCAATAGCATATAAgggctccctttctccacatccttgccaacacttgctatctGCTACATTCTTGATTATAGCTATTCTagcaggtgtgaggtaatatctcattgtggttttgatttggatttccctgatgattaatgattttgaacattctctcatatacctgttggccatttaggCGATGtgatcttaaaatagaaaaaatctaAAGATGTCAAAAATAGGTTGTTAGaagtaaaatgtctatactatctaaagcaatctacacatttaatgcaatccttatcaaaatatcaccagtgtttttcacagagttagaaaaaacaatcttaaaatttgtatagaaccacaaaagaccctcaAAAGACACAGcagttctgaaaaagaaaagcaaaactggagacatcacaattttagacttcaagctgtattacaaagctataatcatcaaggcAGTACAGTActgtcacaaacacacacacacacacagatcaatggaacagaatagagaacccagtaatggacccacaactatatggtaaACTAATCTTCTACAACATTGATTTTCCCAATGgcaaaacacagtctcttcaaaacatgttggaaaaactggacagcaacatgcagaagaatgaaactggaccactttcttacaccttacaccaaaaataaattcaaatggatgaaagatcttaatgagagacaggaaacaatcaaaacccgagaggagaacacagggagaaaCCTCTTTGAAGTCAGCGACAGCCACCTCTTAgaagactttatatttttaagatgttaatactgggggcacctgggtggcttagtccttaagcatctgccttcagctcaggtcatgatcccagggttctgggattgagtcctgcattgggctccctgctcagccagaagtctgcttctccctctcacactccccctgcttttattccctctcttgctgtgtctctctctgtcaaataaataaataaaaatctttaaaaaaataaaagtttaaaaaaaataagattgttaatactactcaaagcaatctacagattcaatgcaatacctACAAAAATCCTAACgacatttttttccagaaatggaaAGATCCATCCTAAAATTTACATAGGAGGGAAACCTactaacataatatataataaagaacaattttaaaattatttatttttatttcagaacattaaatacacatatattggAGATCTTTTGACTGTGttccatgtgtatttttcttatccatttttcaaatttcttcttaattttcatttatttccattaactttcccatatttttattgtctatttttcttatttttcttttgattatctCATAATTaagctttcatttattaaataatttttgtcctttttccccccaatttactttctgttttttcattttgtatcttcCTGTTGTTTTATGATATCTTCTGagtttttgattttctatttcatggtGCTTGTATCTGGTATTTATTGCAACAATAATTCAGtataacaaattatttcaaaacttaGTGGCTAAAACAGGTCTATGAGTCTGCAAGCATCTCAGGTCTGCTATTTGGGCCAGATTGAGATCATCTTAACTGAGCTCACTTTTGTGTCTTTGTTGGGTTGGCAGGTAGACTATAGGCTAGCAGGTCTAACTCAGCCGAGATGTCTTAACATCCACCCATGCAATCTCTCATTGTTCAGTAGGCTATCAAAAGATTGTTCTCAGAACACAGGTGAAAGAATAACAGAACAATCAGAAATGATTGAAGAGTTTAATCAAGCCTCTGTGGATATCATTCTAACATCCCATTGGTTAAACCAAGTCACGTAGCAAGACTAACAGTCAGAATGGGATAGGACCACAAGATTATAGGGCAAAGGTCATGAAAAGAAGCAGACTATTATTTAAGTCCATTAAGGCAATAAATATGGCACACTGAATAACATTGTTTTGTTATATTCCTTTGgctttgagttagtatttttctGGAGTTATTTTTTCTGCCATATATTTcaattctcattttctatttttaagcttttaagttttttccttattattatgtttaaaaagctgtagttttatttctcttattcatatttgattattctaaatttttcctCACCAGCTACTAACATAAAAATGCTATGAGGGTGATCATTTGGGTGGGTTTTtcgatttctttatttcttccattattgacatgataaaaaaaaaaactttttgaaatataaacCCCTCATCTGTAAACTATAAAAAGTATCTTCCATTTTCCTTAACAAAtttgaataagagaaaatatttaaaaatattttgca contains these protein-coding regions:
- the LOC132023924 gene encoding LOW QUALITY PROTEIN: heat shock protein HSP 90-alpha-like (The sequence of the model RefSeq protein was modified relative to this genomic sequence to represent the inferred CDS: inserted 3 bases in 2 codons; substituted 2 bases at 2 genomic stop codons) gives rise to the protein MPEVTQTQDQPMEEEEVETFTFQAEITQLMLLIINTFYLNKEIFLQDLISNSSNALDRIQYKSLTNPSKLDSGKELHINLIPNKQDQTLTIVDTRIGMTKADLGTIAKSGTKAFMEALKAGADISMIGQFGAGFYSAYLMAEKVMVITKHNNDEQYTWESSAGGLFTVGTDTLKLVGXGTKVILHPKEDQTKYLEERRIKEIMKKNSQFIGYPITLFVEKERDKEVNNDEAEGKEEKEEEKEKEEESDDKPEIEDVGSDEEEEEKKDGNKKKKKKIKEKYIDQEELNKTKPIWTYNPDITNEEYGEFYXSLTNDWEDHLSVKHFSVEGQLEFXALLFVPRHAPFDLFENRKKKNNIKLYVCSVFIMNNCEELIPEYLNFIRGVVDSEDLPLNISHEMLQQSKILKVVRKDLVKKCLELFTELAKDKENYQKFYEQFSKNIKLGIHKDSQNWKKLXELLHYYMSASGDEMVSLKDYCTRMKENQKLIYYITDENSAFVEHLWKHCLEVIYMIQPIDEYCIQLKEFEGKMLVSVTKEGLELPEDEEKKKQQEKKTKFENLCKIMKDILEKKVEKVVVSNRLVICLCCIMTSTYGWRANMERIMKAQALRDNSTMGYIAAKKHLEINPTHSIIETLLQKAKAYKKDKSVKDLVILLYKTLLLSSGFSLEDPQTHANRIYRMIKLSLGIDEDDPIPDDSSAAMTEEMPPLEGDDDMSHMEEVD